The alpha proteobacterium U9-1i genome includes a region encoding these proteins:
- a CDS encoding NADPH dependent preQ0 reductase, with protein sequence MTSDPKGLSQLGGKAAIPASPDKAVLERAPNPHPGTLYLARFSAPEFTSICPVTGQPDFGILVIDYAPNDWIVESKSLKLFLQSFRNHGAFHEDCTVGVAKRIIDAIDPIWLRIGGYWNPRGGIPIDVFWQTGAAPEGLWLPEQGVGTYRGRD encoded by the coding sequence ATGACATCCGATCCAAAGGGCCTCAGCCAGCTTGGCGGCAAGGCCGCGATCCCCGCATCGCCCGACAAGGCGGTGCTAGAACGTGCGCCCAATCCGCATCCGGGCACGCTCTATCTCGCGCGCTTCTCGGCGCCGGAATTTACGTCGATCTGTCCCGTCACCGGCCAGCCTGATTTCGGCATCCTGGTGATCGACTACGCACCAAACGATTGGATCGTGGAGTCGAAGAGTCTGAAGCTCTTTCTCCAGAGCTTTCGCAATCACGGCGCCTTTCACGAAGACTGCACGGTGGGCGTCGCCAAGCGGATCATCGACGCGATCGATCCAATTTGGCTTCGCATTGGCGGCTATTGGAATCCGCGCGGCGGCATACCGATCGATGTGTTCTGGCAAACTGGCGCCGCGCCTGAAGGGCTGTGGCTCCCGGAGCAGGGCGTGGGGACGTATCGCGGGCGGGACTAA
- a CDS encoding alanyl-tRNA synthetase: MQSVNDIRREFLDFFRSRGHETPASAPLVPQDDPTLLFVNAGMVPFKNYFTGAAKPPFPRAATSQKSVRAGGKHNDLDNVGYTARHLTFFEMLGNFSFGDYFKEGAIDAAWTLITKNYGLKKDKLLVTIYHDDDEAADLWKKIAGFSDDKIIRIATSDNFWSMGDTGPCGPCSEIFIDRGDHIWGGPPGSPEQDGDRFLEFWNLVFMQFEQFNDGRPREKLPKPSIDTGMGLERMACVLQGVDSVFETDLFRTLKAASEELTKTKAEGEQAPSHNVIADHLRSSCFLIADGVSPSNEGRGYVLRRIMRRAMRHAHILGAKEPLMHRLAPTLVAEMGEAYPELKRALPVITAQLHEEEERFRRTLGNGLKLLEDELVTLKQGQKLAGATAFKLYDTFGFPLDLTQDILRGRGLEVDTDGFDAAMEKQREKGRESWTGAEGGDNPAIWHSILERTRGNEFLGYGAEDGDGKLAAIVTGGAEAHELLEGQPGALVFDRTPFYAESGGQAGDRGLIRFATGAVFEVEDTHKQAGALHVHLGRLTKGNVKVGDKATLEIDHTRRAQIRSNHSATHLLHAALRNVLGPHVTQKGSLVEADYFRFDFSHGQALSADEIGRVEDQVNAVIRQNAEGVIKEMAPAQAIEEGALALFGEKYGDSVRVLRLGDALDANGKAYSVELCGGTHVKRTGDIAVFQVLSESGVAAGIRRIEGATGAAALAHLKAQAALAKAVSANLKAPLELLPERVAQLQDERRKLERELSETKKKLALAGGGGGAAAPAGPEQIKGVAVLARVLEGVPAKDLRGLVDEGKKSLGSGVVAYVGVDDGKAALAIGVTDDLKGKVSAVDLVKAGVAAVGGQGGGGRPDMAQGGGPNGASAPEALAAIRAALESALAA; the protein is encoded by the coding sequence ATGCAAAGCGTCAACGACATCCGTCGGGAATTTCTCGATTTCTTCCGGTCGCGCGGTCACGAGACCCCGGCCTCGGCGCCGCTCGTGCCGCAAGACGATCCGACTTTGCTGTTCGTCAATGCCGGCATGGTGCCGTTCAAAAATTACTTCACCGGCGCGGCCAAACCGCCGTTCCCGCGCGCCGCCACCTCGCAGAAGAGCGTGCGCGCCGGCGGCAAGCACAACGATCTCGACAATGTCGGCTACACCGCCCGGCACCTCACCTTCTTCGAGATGCTCGGCAATTTCTCGTTCGGCGATTATTTTAAGGAAGGCGCGATCGACGCCGCCTGGACGTTGATCACCAAGAATTACGGTCTCAAGAAAGATAAGCTCCTCGTCACCATTTATCATGACGACGATGAGGCGGCCGATCTCTGGAAGAAGATCGCTGGCTTTTCCGACGACAAGATCATCCGCATCGCGACCTCCGACAATTTCTGGTCGATGGGCGACACGGGGCCGTGCGGTCCGTGCTCGGAAATTTTCATCGATCGCGGCGACCACATCTGGGGCGGCCCGCCGGGCTCGCCCGAGCAGGACGGCGATCGTTTCCTCGAATTCTGGAACCTCGTGTTCATGCAGTTCGAGCAATTCAACGACGGGCGCCCGCGCGAGAAATTGCCGAAGCCATCAATCGACACCGGCATGGGCCTTGAGCGCATGGCCTGCGTGCTGCAGGGCGTGGACTCGGTGTTTGAGACCGACCTGTTCCGCACGCTCAAAGCGGCGTCGGAAGAACTCACGAAGACGAAGGCCGAAGGCGAACAAGCGCCGAGCCATAATGTGATCGCCGATCACCTGCGTTCGTCGTGCTTCTTGATCGCCGACGGCGTGTCGCCGTCCAACGAAGGCCGCGGCTACGTGCTGCGTCGGATCATGCGACGCGCGATGCGTCACGCGCACATTCTCGGCGCCAAAGAGCCGCTGATGCACCGCTTGGCGCCGACGCTCGTCGCCGAGATGGGCGAGGCGTATCCCGAACTGAAGCGCGCGCTGCCGGTGATCACCGCACAGCTGCACGAAGAAGAAGAGCGCTTCCGCCGCACGCTCGGCAATGGGTTGAAGCTGCTCGAAGACGAACTCGTCACGCTGAAGCAGGGCCAAAAGCTCGCCGGCGCGACCGCGTTCAAGCTCTATGACACGTTCGGCTTCCCGCTCGATCTCACGCAGGACATCCTGCGCGGCCGTGGCCTTGAGGTTGACACGGACGGCTTCGACGCGGCGATGGAAAAGCAGCGCGAGAAGGGCCGCGAGAGTTGGACAGGCGCCGAAGGCGGCGACAATCCGGCGATCTGGCATTCGATCCTGGAGCGCACGCGCGGCAACGAATTTCTCGGCTACGGCGCCGAAGACGGCGACGGCAAACTCGCTGCGATCGTCACCGGCGGCGCGGAGGCGCACGAATTGCTCGAAGGCCAGCCCGGCGCGCTCGTGTTCGACCGCACACCGTTCTACGCCGAAAGCGGCGGCCAGGCCGGCGATCGGGGCCTTATCCGTTTTGCCACTGGCGCGGTCTTCGAGGTTGAGGATACGCACAAGCAGGCGGGGGCGCTGCACGTCCATCTTGGGCGGCTGACCAAAGGCAACGTCAAGGTTGGCGATAAGGCCACGCTTGAGATCGATCACACGCGCCGCGCGCAAATCCGCTCGAACCACTCGGCGACGCACTTGCTGCACGCAGCACTCCGCAATGTGCTCGGCCCGCACGTCACGCAAAAAGGTTCGCTCGTTGAGGCGGACTATTTCCGCTTCGACTTCAGCCATGGCCAAGCGCTCAGTGCCGACGAGATCGGCCGCGTCGAGGATCAGGTGAACGCGGTGATCCGCCAGAACGCGGAAGGCGTGATCAAGGAGATGGCGCCGGCGCAAGCGATCGAAGAGGGCGCGTTGGCGCTGTTCGGCGAAAAATACGGCGACAGCGTGCGCGTGCTGCGCCTCGGCGACGCGCTCGATGCAAACGGCAAGGCGTATTCGGTCGAACTCTGCGGCGGCACGCACGTCAAGCGCACCGGCGATATCGCCGTGTTCCAAGTGCTGTCTGAAAGCGGTGTGGCGGCGGGTATCCGCCGCATTGAGGGCGCGACGGGCGCGGCGGCGCTCGCGCATTTGAAAGCGCAAGCGGCGCTGGCGAAGGCTGTGTCGGCAAACTTGAAAGCGCCGCTGGAATTGCTGCCGGAGCGCGTCGCGCAATTGCAGGACGAGCGGCGCAAGCTTGAGCGGGAATTGTCCGAGACGAAGAAGAAGCTCGCGCTCGCGGGCGGCGGCGGCGGCGCGGCGGCGCCGGCGGGGCCGGAGCAGATCAAGGGCGTCGCGGTGCTCGCGCGCGTGCTCGAAGGCGTGCCGGCGAAAGATCTGCGCGGGCTCGTCGACGAAGGCAAGAAGTCGCTTGGCTCGGGCGTTGTCGCCTATGTGGGCGTTGACGACGGCAAAGCCGCGCTGGCGATCGGCGTCACCGACGATCTCAAAGGCAAGGTCAGCGCGGTCGATCTGGTCAAAGCCGGGGTCGCGGCGGTTGGCGGCCAAGGCGGCGGCGGGCGGCCGGACATGGCCCAAGGCGGCGGCCCGAACGGCGCGAGCGCGCCGGAAGCGCTTGCCGCGATCCGCGCCGCGCTAGAAAGCGCGCTGGCGGCGTGA
- a CDS encoding lactoylglutathione lyase: protein MEARVSLITLGVEDLARSRAFYEKLGFKASAAGGGDGVVFFQLGPLALSLFPRESLACDAKQSAEGSGFRGITLAHNVRTREEVTQVIGEAVAAGGRLIKASEEAFWGGQSGYFADPDGHLWEVAWNPFFPLAEDGALTLPP from the coding sequence ATGGAAGCGCGCGTTTCTCTGATCACGTTGGGCGTTGAGGATTTGGCGCGATCACGCGCTTTCTACGAAAAGCTGGGTTTCAAAGCGTCAGCCGCAGGCGGTGGAGACGGCGTCGTATTTTTCCAGCTTGGGCCGTTGGCGTTATCGCTGTTCCCGCGTGAGAGCTTGGCGTGTGACGCCAAGCAGTCCGCCGAGGGGAGCGGTTTCCGTGGCATCACGCTCGCCCATAATGTCCGCACACGCGAGGAGGTCACCCAGGTGATTGGTGAGGCGGTCGCGGCGGGTGGTCGGCTGATCAAGGCGTCGGAAGAGGCGTTTTGGGGTGGCCAGTCCGGCTATTTCGCCGATCCTGACGGGCACCTCTGGGAGGTTGCCTGGAATCCATTCTTCCCATTGGCCGAGGACGGTGCGCTGACGCTGCCGCCCTGA
- a CDS encoding flagellar biosynthesis protein FlhB, producing MAAEDDDKTEEPTARKLEQAREKGDIIYTPEVGAALSLVAITAIVAFMSGPLAIALSRDFIGFLSMPDQFSTDARALQSIGGAVALKVGLILAMSMLALAGAGVASRYLQDQPTFTAKRLEPKLDKLDPIKGFGRVFGQQAFATFLKSIAKLGVVGAIMVWAIWPNDAVLENMSLLDPAALLPYIRDRSVTMLIALASAATLIALIDYIFTRQSYMKRMRMSRREIKDEMRQQEGDPMVKARLRAIRQEKARHRMMQSVPNASVIITNPTHYAIALRYEQGETAAPMCLAKGVDEVALKIREVAKAHDIPIVEDPPLARALFSTADIDAPIPREHYEAVAKVIGFVMRLAKRRRRSIL from the coding sequence ATGGCGGCCGAAGACGACGACAAAACCGAAGAACCGACAGCGCGAAAACTTGAGCAGGCGCGCGAAAAGGGCGACATCATTTACACGCCGGAAGTTGGCGCAGCACTCTCGCTGGTGGCGATCACAGCGATCGTGGCGTTCATGTCCGGGCCGCTTGCGATCGCGTTGTCACGCGATTTCATCGGTTTTCTATCGATGCCGGACCAGTTCTCGACCGATGCGCGCGCATTGCAATCGATTGGGGGCGCGGTCGCGCTTAAAGTAGGCCTCATCCTCGCCATGAGTATGCTGGCGCTTGCGGGGGCAGGCGTGGCCTCGCGCTATCTGCAAGATCAACCGACATTCACCGCTAAGCGCCTCGAACCGAAGCTCGACAAGCTCGATCCGATCAAGGGCTTTGGCCGTGTGTTCGGCCAGCAGGCGTTCGCAACGTTTCTAAAATCAATCGCCAAGCTTGGTGTTGTCGGGGCGATCATGGTGTGGGCGATTTGGCCCAACGACGCCGTGCTTGAGAACATGTCGCTGCTCGATCCGGCGGCGCTGCTGCCCTACATCCGTGACCGCTCAGTCACGATGCTGATCGCGCTCGCGAGTGCCGCGACGCTGATCGCGTTGATCGACTACATCTTCACGCGCCAAAGCTACATGAAACGCATGCGCATGAGCCGGCGTGAGATCAAAGACGAGATGCGCCAGCAGGAAGGCGATCCGATGGTGAAGGCGCGCCTGCGTGCGATCCGTCAGGAGAAGGCGCGTCACCGGATGATGCAAAGCGTGCCCAACGCCAGCGTCATCATCACCAACCCGACTCACTACGCCATCGCGCTCCGGTACGAGCAGGGTGAGACGGCCGCTCCCATGTGTCTCGCCAAAGGCGTGGACGAAGTGGCGTTGAAAATCCGCGAAGTCGCCAAGGCGCACGACATTCCAATCGTGGAAGATCCCCCGTTGGCGCGGGCGCTGTTTTCCACAGCCGACATCGACGCGCCCATCCCGCGCGAACATTACGAGGCGGTGGCGAAGGTAATCGGATTTGTCATGCGGCTCGCGAAACGACGGCGCAGGAGCATCCTGTGA
- a CDS encoding 3-oxoacyl-[acyl-carrier protein] reductase — MHDFDGKIVLVTGASTGLGAALAVGAAVRGAKAVVINYANSAAEAEATAEAVRAAGAEAVLAQGDVSNDADCIAIVEKAKPFGRIDALANNAGVTKFAPAHGDLDALTREDFERVYAVNVIGPYQMIRAARSLLEASERAAVLMVSSIAAATGIGSSVAYAASKGALNTMTLSLARVLGPKIRVNAICPGFIDTPWHAKGLPDAVVHRLRDGAKTMTPLQAASTAEDIADAGLFFLSDASRHVTGETLLIDAGLHLGYATLSAR, encoded by the coding sequence ATGCACGATTTCGATGGCAAGATCGTCCTCGTCACCGGCGCTTCAACCGGCTTGGGCGCGGCGCTCGCGGTGGGCGCAGCGGTGCGAGGCGCGAAAGCGGTGGTCATCAATTACGCGAACAGCGCCGCCGAAGCCGAGGCCACCGCCGAGGCCGTGCGCGCCGCCGGCGCCGAGGCCGTTCTGGCGCAAGGCGATGTCTCGAACGACGCCGATTGCATCGCCATCGTCGAGAAGGCCAAGCCGTTTGGCCGCATCGACGCGCTTGCCAACAACGCAGGCGTCACCAAATTCGCACCCGCGCACGGCGATCTCGATGCGCTGACCCGCGAGGATTTCGAGCGCGTCTATGCGGTGAACGTGATCGGCCCCTATCAGATGATCCGCGCGGCACGCTCATTGCTGGAAGCCAGCGAGCGGGCGGCGGTGCTGATGGTGTCGTCAATTGCCGCCGCCACCGGCATTGGCTCATCGGTGGCTTACGCCGCCTCGAAGGGCGCGCTCAACACAATGACTTTGTCTCTGGCGCGGGTGCTGGGCCCAAAAATCCGCGTCAACGCCATTTGCCCCGGCTTCATCGACACGCCCTGGCACGCCAAGGGCTTGCCAGACGCTGTCGTCCATCGACTCCGAGACGGCGCGAAGACCATGACGCCACTCCAAGCGGCCTCCACCGCCGAAGACATTGCGGACGCGGGATTGTTCTTTCTGTCCGACGCGTCGAGGCACGTCACGGGCGAGACGCTCCTGATCGATGCGGGCCTGCATCTGGGTTACGCGACCCTATCCGCCCGCTAA
- a CDS encoding sensory box histidine kinase/response regulator, whose protein sequence is MTDSVEHPPGRGGNRLDTLQILFWVAVTVGVCAAGVALTAGPAVGQPGAILLILLFAAGLVLFFWMSRGAGRRHGAFPERGVLEAAAMNSGSSEYMLVEALDEAAMVTDRALSPLVANQAYLALAEQVGALGESDRPPALSRLFGADPMLSAPMFRLSKAAQQGAPRREVLPATSAVQGKHVRFEASVGQVSGGRVLWRLRELGAAEAAEAGDDARKLFLEDAPMGFFAARGDGVIVYMNRELRAVLGIGDDPTQLRVKDILKEDPSRLMRRDRRGFGPSHVKITLRGRDGRDTQASALTFFAGDEADDAARTLIFFNDLDATDAPAPRNADTSADGVFANAPFGAAVLDGMDPAACTLLDSNSALMEMTGGRAAPGVAFADLFDASEGPAALAQRLRQGLNEPIELQLATKPPTSVHMHLARSGDGRALAYIVNVSEQRELQTRLAQSEKMREIGELAAGVAHDFNNLLTVVMQTCSYLLRRHPVGDADYPMLKEISDHATTAKELSEMLRAYARQQTFAREVFDVGDFMGSRQELIRRIMGASINFELRHGRDLPMVKVDKTQLERVIVNLATNARDAMTPNGAGIARDGKLIVRTSVATAEQARAWGHNPIEDGEYALIEVEDTGSGIKPEHAAKIFRPYHSTKEPGKGTGLGLATAYGIIKQSGGYIFFSTKLGHGTTFRIFLPAYTPTSEEMAEIDARERALVAPPPKDVAGRGKILFVEDQVAVRRSIVRNLKECGYEIEEAENGEEALEILSANRDVFDLIITDVSMPIMTGPEMVQAAGAEMIGRAKVLFLSGYAPESFSSMLEEYPVHYMSKPVTMEQLVARVKELLVAA, encoded by the coding sequence ATGACAGATTCCGTAGAACACCCACCGGGCCGCGGAGGCAATCGGCTCGATACGCTGCAAATCCTCTTCTGGGTTGCGGTGACGGTTGGCGTGTGCGCTGCGGGCGTGGCGCTGACCGCAGGGCCTGCCGTGGGGCAGCCAGGCGCCATTCTGCTGATCTTGTTGTTCGCGGCCGGCTTGGTGCTGTTCTTCTGGATGTCGCGCGGCGCTGGGCGCCGGCATGGCGCGTTTCCAGAGCGCGGCGTGCTCGAGGCGGCGGCGATGAATTCGGGCAGCAGCGAATACATGCTCGTCGAAGCGCTCGACGAAGCCGCTATGGTGACAGACCGCGCGCTTTCGCCGTTGGTGGCGAACCAAGCTTACCTCGCTCTGGCCGAGCAGGTCGGCGCGTTGGGTGAGAGCGATCGCCCGCCCGCGTTGAGCCGTCTCTTCGGTGCTGACCCGATGTTGTCGGCGCCGATGTTCCGTTTGTCGAAGGCGGCGCAACAGGGCGCGCCGCGTCGCGAAGTGCTGCCGGCCACAAGCGCCGTGCAAGGCAAACATGTGCGCTTCGAAGCAAGCGTGGGGCAGGTGTCGGGCGGGCGCGTGTTGTGGCGCTTGCGCGAACTTGGCGCCGCGGAGGCCGCGGAAGCCGGCGATGACGCGCGCAAGCTCTTTCTTGAAGATGCGCCGATGGGGTTCTTCGCTGCGCGCGGCGACGGCGTGATCGTTTACATGAACCGCGAACTCCGCGCGGTTTTGGGCATCGGTGACGACCCCACGCAATTGCGCGTGAAGGACATCCTCAAGGAGGATCCGTCGCGTTTGATGCGTCGGGACCGCCGTGGCTTCGGCCCTTCGCATGTGAAGATCACGCTCCGCGGACGCGACGGGCGCGATACCCAGGCCTCGGCGTTGACCTTTTTCGCCGGCGATGAAGCCGACGACGCGGCGCGAACGCTCATCTTCTTCAACGATCTTGACGCAACCGATGCGCCTGCGCCCCGCAACGCCGACACCAGCGCCGATGGTGTTTTCGCCAACGCGCCGTTCGGCGCCGCTGTGCTCGACGGCATGGACCCTGCCGCCTGCACGTTGCTCGACAGCAATTCGGCCTTGATGGAAATGACCGGCGGGCGCGCGGCGCCCGGCGTGGCGTTCGCGGATTTGTTCGACGCCTCCGAAGGCCCGGCCGCGCTCGCGCAGCGCTTGCGCCAAGGCCTGAACGAGCCGATCGAGCTCCAACTCGCCACCAAGCCGCCAACCTCGGTGCACATGCACCTGGCGCGCTCCGGCGACGGCCGGGCGCTCGCCTACATCGTCAATGTCAGCGAGCAGCGCGAGCTGCAAACGCGTTTGGCGCAGAGCGAGAAGATGCGCGAGATCGGCGAACTGGCCGCCGGCGTTGCACACGATTTCAACAATCTCCTCACCGTCGTGATGCAGACCTGCTCCTACCTGCTGCGCCGCCACCCGGTGGGCGACGCAGATTATCCGATGCTGAAGGAGATTTCCGATCACGCCACCACGGCGAAGGAACTCTCCGAAATGCTGCGCGCCTATGCGCGTCAGCAAACGTTCGCGCGCGAAGTGTTCGACGTCGGCGACTTCATGGGCTCGCGCCAGGAATTGATCCGCCGCATTATGGGCGCCTCGATCAATTTCGAGCTGCGCCATGGCCGCGATTTGCCGATGGTGAAGGTCGACAAAACCCAACTCGAGCGCGTGATCGTCAACCTCGCCACCAATGCGCGCGACGCGATGACGCCAAACGGCGCCGGCATCGCGCGTGACGGCAAGCTCATCGTGCGCACCAGTGTCGCCACCGCAGAGCAAGCGCGCGCCTGGGGGCACAACCCGATCGAAGACGGCGAGTATGCTCTGATCGAAGTGGAAGACACCGGCTCCGGCATCAAGCCGGAACACGCCGCGAAAATCTTCCGCCCGTATCATTCCACCAAGGAGCCCGGCAAAGGCACGGGCCTCGGCCTCGCCACCGCCTACGGCATCATCAAACAATCGGGCGGGTATATTTTCTTCTCCACCAAGCTCGGCCACGGCACGACCTTCCGCATCTTCTTGCCGGCTTACACGCCGACCTCTGAAGAGATGGCGGAAATCGACGCGCGCGAGCGCGCGCTTGTCGCGCCGCCGCCAAAGGACGTCGCCGGGCGCGGCAAGATCCTGTTCGTGGAAGATCAGGTGGCCGTGCGCCGCTCCATCGTGCGCAATCTGAAGGAATGCGGCTACGAGATTGAGGAAGCCGAGAACGGCGAGGAGGCGCTCGAAATCCTCTCCGCCAATCGCGACGTGTTCGATCTCATCATCACCGACGTCTCGATGCCGATCATGACCGGCCCCGAGATGGTGCAAGCCGCCGGTGCGGAAATGATCGGCCGAGCGAAAGTGCTCTTCCTCTCAGGCTACGCGCCGGAAAGCTTCAGTTCGATGCTGGAGGAATATCCGGTGCATTATATGAGCAAGCCCGTGACGATGGAGCAGCTCGTGGCGCGCGTGAAAGAATTGCTGGTCGCGGCTTAG
- a CDS encoding acetyltransferase, GNAT family, which yields MIRYRDATADDAEALAAFAAASFIDTFGHLYPPEDLTAFLAASHTSALYAGFAKSDDVHLRVATRSGAIVGYSKTGAVELHVDDAVQCRELHRLYVDTSVKGAGVARALMDDVFAWSREQRAPALYLGVWENNHRAQTFYKRLGFVHVGEHDFMVGQTRDRDFIWRLAL from the coding sequence GTGATCCGCTATCGAGACGCAACGGCCGATGATGCCGAAGCGCTCGCCGCGTTCGCGGCGGCGAGTTTCATCGACACGTTCGGCCATCTTTATCCGCCGGAAGACCTCACCGCGTTTCTCGCCGCGAGCCATACGTCAGCGCTCTATGCGGGCTTCGCAAAAAGCGATGACGTGCATTTGCGTGTGGCCACGCGCAGCGGCGCCATTGTTGGCTACAGCAAGACCGGTGCGGTTGAGTTGCACGTCGATGACGCCGTGCAATGCCGTGAGCTGCACCGGCTTTACGTCGATACGAGTGTGAAGGGCGCCGGCGTTGCCCGTGCGTTGATGGATGACGTGTTCGCCTGGTCGCGCGAACAGCGCGCGCCGGCGCTCTATCTCGGCGTCTGGGAAAACAATCATCGCGCGCAGACGTTCTACAAACGCCTCGGCTTCGTGCATGTCGGCGAGCACGACTTCATGGTGGGCCAAACGCGCGATCGCGATTTCATCTGGCGGCTCGCGCTTTAG
- a CDS encoding recA protein, whose translation MAKLKLVEAEVDTDKQKALTAALKQIDQAFGKGSVMRLGEKPVVEIEAVSTGSLSLDIALGIGGLPKGRIIEIYGPESSGKTTLALHVIAEAQKSGGVCAFVDAEHALDPIYARKLGVDLDDLLVSQPDTGEQALEITDTLVRSGAVDVLVIDSVAALTPRAEIEGEMGDSLPGLQARLMSQALRKLTASISKSNTLVIFINQIRMKIGVMYGNPETTTGGNALKFYASVRLDIRRTGQIKERDEVVGSETRVKVVKNKVAPPFKQVNFDIIYGEGISKTGELIELGVKAGVIDKSGAWYAYGGQKIGQGKEAARRFLKEHKDVAIAVEDAIRGQASAVADAMYSPPEGDEDKD comes from the coding sequence ATGGCAAAGCTGAAGCTTGTTGAGGCGGAAGTGGACACGGACAAGCAGAAGGCTCTGACCGCGGCGTTGAAACAAATCGACCAGGCCTTCGGCAAAGGCTCGGTGATGCGCTTGGGCGAGAAGCCGGTTGTCGAGATCGAAGCGGTCTCCACCGGCTCGTTGAGCCTCGATATCGCACTTGGCATTGGCGGCCTGCCGAAAGGCCGCATCATTGAAATCTACGGGCCGGAGAGCTCGGGCAAGACGACGCTTGCGCTGCACGTGATCGCCGAAGCGCAAAAGAGCGGCGGCGTGTGCGCCTTCGTCGACGCCGAACACGCGCTCGATCCGATCTACGCGCGTAAGCTTGGCGTCGATCTCGACGATCTCCTGGTGTCGCAGCCCGACACCGGCGAACAAGCTTTGGAAATCACCGATACGCTCGTGCGCTCGGGCGCGGTCGACGTGCTGGTGATTGACTCGGTCGCGGCTTTGACGCCGCGCGCGGAAATCGAAGGCGAGATGGGCGACAGCCTACCGGGCCTGCAAGCGCGCCTGATGAGCCAAGCTCTGCGCAAGCTCACCGCGTCGATCTCGAAGTCGAATACGCTTGTGATTTTCATCAACCAGATCCGCATGAAGATCGGCGTGATGTACGGCAATCCTGAGACGACAACGGGCGGCAACGCGCTGAAATTCTATGCTTCGGTTCGTTTGGACATCCGCCGCACTGGCCAGATCAAGGAACGCGACGAAGTTGTGGGCTCCGAGACCCGCGTGAAGGTGGTGAAGAACAAGGTCGCGCCGCCGTTCAAGCAGGTGAATTTCGACATTATCTATGGTGAGGGTATCTCCAAGACGGGCGAATTGATCGAACTCGGCGTGAAGGCCGGCGTTATCGATAAGTCCGGCGCCTGGTACGCTTATGGCGGGCAGAAGATTGGCCAAGGCAAGGAAGCCGCGCGCCGTTTCTTGAAGGAACATAAAGACGTTGCGATCGCGGTTGAGGACGCAATCCGTGGGCAAGCGAGCGCGGTCGCAGATGCGATGTACTCGCCGCCTGAAGGCGACGAAGACAAAGACTAG
- a CDS encoding enoyl-CoA hydratase, producing the protein MPEFESIRLDVADGVATITLNRPERMNAFNVRMMHELIEAFDRTDGDDEVRAVIVTGEGKAFCAGADLGGGGETFNYAARAHEKGRDTHSLTRDGGGQVAMRIFESLKPVIAAVNGAAVGVGATMLTAMDVRFASEAARFGFVFARRGIVPETCSTYFLPRIVGVSTTLEWFMTGRIFNAAEALQRGLVRSVHASGDLLPAAKALAREIADNTAPVSVALTRHMVLDMLGAAHPMEAHRLESRLMVLRGAAADAAEGVTSFLEKRPARFPMKVSSDMPDFFPPASPKFDE; encoded by the coding sequence ATGCCCGAATTTGAAAGCATCCGCCTCGACGTCGCCGATGGCGTGGCCACGATCACGCTGAACCGGCCGGAGCGGATGAACGCCTTCAACGTGCGCATGATGCACGAATTGATCGAGGCGTTTGACCGGACGGATGGTGACGACGAGGTCCGTGCGGTGATCGTCACCGGTGAAGGCAAGGCCTTCTGCGCCGGCGCCGATCTCGGTGGAGGTGGCGAAACGTTCAACTACGCCGCGCGGGCCCATGAGAAGGGCCGCGACACCCATTCGCTCACGCGCGACGGCGGCGGCCAGGTGGCGATGCGCATTTTTGAGAGCCTGAAGCCGGTGATCGCGGCGGTGAACGGCGCGGCGGTCGGCGTGGGCGCGACCATGCTCACCGCCATGGACGTGCGCTTTGCTTCGGAAGCGGCGCGGTTTGGCTTTGTGTTTGCGCGTCGCGGCATCGTGCCGGAGACGTGCTCGACCTATTTCCTGCCGCGCATTGTCGGCGTATCGACGACGCTGGAATGGTTCATGACCGGCCGCATCTTCAATGCTGCTGAGGCCCTGCAACGTGGCCTCGTGCGGTCCGTGCACGCATCGGGCGATCTGCTGCCTGCCGCGAAAGCCTTAGCGCGGGAGATCGCGGACAACACCGCGCCGGTGTCGGTAGCGCTGACGCGGCACATGGTGCTCGACATGCTGGGCGCGGCGCACCCGATGGAGGCGCACCGTTTGGAGAGCCGGTTGATGGTGCTGCGAGGCGCGGCTGCCGACGCCGCCGAGGGCGTCACTTCATTCCTTGAGAAGCGCCCGGCGCGATTTCCGATGAAGGTGTCTTCGGATATGCCGGATTTCTTCCCGCCGGCCTCGCCGAAGTTCGACGAGTAG